The proteins below are encoded in one region of Syntrophotalea carbinolica DSM 2380:
- the argH gene encoding argininosuccinate lyase yields MSKKPWAGRFTQPTDAFVEAFTASIDFDQRLYRYDIQGSMAHARMLSRQGIITGAEAQTIISGLESILADIEKGDFEFSVALEDIHMNIEARLIERIGSVGGKLHTARSRNDQVALDIRLYLRDEVKEVRSFLEKVQESLLEQAERNLGVIMPGYTHLQTAQPILFSHHMMAYYEMFRRDSWRMADIYKRINLLPLGAGALAGTTFPIDREYVAEQLGFDGVTRNSLDSVSDRDFALEFCSAASVVMMHLSRLSEELILWSSADFHFIDLSDAFCTGSSIMPQKKNPDVPELVRGKTGRVYGNLMSLLTVMKALPLAYNKDMQEDKEPLFDTIDTVKGSLKIFADMIAQMSIRADNMREAAARGFSTATDVADYVVRKGIPFRDAHEIVGKTVRYCIEHDKQIEELTLEEFKAFSEHIDSDIYDFITLEASVDSRRATGGTAREAVAREIGRARQERLQRM; encoded by the coding sequence ATGAGCAAAAAGCCCTGGGCTGGGCGTTTCACCCAACCTACCGATGCCTTTGTCGAGGCCTTTACCGCCTCCATCGATTTCGATCAGCGCCTGTACCGCTACGACATCCAAGGATCCATGGCCCATGCGCGCATGCTGTCCCGCCAGGGCATCATCACCGGGGCCGAGGCTCAGACCATCATATCCGGGCTGGAAAGCATCCTGGCGGATATCGAAAAAGGCGATTTCGAATTTTCCGTCGCCCTCGAAGATATCCACATGAACATCGAAGCGCGACTCATCGAACGCATCGGCTCCGTTGGCGGCAAACTGCACACGGCGCGATCGCGTAACGATCAGGTCGCCCTCGACATACGCCTCTACCTGCGGGACGAAGTCAAGGAGGTTCGCTCGTTTCTCGAGAAGGTGCAGGAATCCCTGCTGGAGCAGGCCGAGCGCAACCTGGGCGTCATCATGCCCGGTTATACCCATCTGCAGACCGCCCAGCCGATCCTTTTCTCGCACCACATGATGGCTTATTACGAAATGTTCCGGCGCGACTCCTGGCGCATGGCCGACATCTACAAGCGCATCAACCTGCTGCCGTTGGGCGCCGGTGCCCTGGCCGGCACCACCTTCCCCATCGACCGGGAATATGTCGCCGAGCAGCTCGGCTTCGACGGGGTAACCCGCAACAGCCTCGATTCGGTGTCGGATCGTGACTTCGCTCTCGAATTCTGCAGCGCGGCCAGCGTCGTCATGATGCACCTGTCGCGCCTGTCCGAAGAATTGATCCTGTGGTCGAGCGCCGATTTCCATTTCATCGACCTGTCCGATGCTTTCTGCACCGGCAGCTCCATCATGCCGCAGAAAAAGAATCCCGACGTGCCGGAACTGGTGCGCGGCAAGACCGGTCGTGTCTACGGCAATCTCATGAGCCTGCTGACGGTCATGAAGGCTCTGCCCCTGGCCTACAACAAGGATATGCAGGAAGACAAGGAACCGCTGTTCGACACCATCGATACGGTCAAGGGCAGCCTGAAAATTTTCGCCGACATGATCGCCCAGATGAGCATCCGCGCCGACAATATGCGCGAAGCAGCCGCGCGCGGCTTCTCCACCGCTACCGACGTGGCCGATTATGTGGTCCGCAAGGGGATCCCGTTCCGCGATGCCCATGAAATCGTCGGCAAGACGGTGCGCTACTGCATCGAACATGACAAGCAGATCGAGGAATTGACCCTGGAAGAATTCAAGGCTTTTTCCGAACATATCGATTCCGACATTTACGATTTCATCACCCTGGAAGCGTCCGTCGATTCCCGCCGCGCCACGGGCGGCACCGCCCGCGAGGCGGTGGCACGGGAAATCGGTCGCGCCCGCCAGGAACGCCTGCAGAGGATGTAA
- a CDS encoding fibronectin type III domain-containing protein has product MMRRRHQGFLLLALLMVLGLCAGCGRKGPVRPQRQPLPAAPEQLVLRQQGTQMLLSWAMPQRNQDDTELTDLAGFKVMRMDFDPTEDCPDCRDTSVLLRQVELDYLRDVQSRNGHYFLADPDLEEGRGYQYRIIPYNRWGQDGTPVAARETLSVIPPAPQAVEAETADGVLTLTWQEPQGLTDDMALIGYNVYRRRPGRPYAVAPLNAQPLSEARFEDRVFQSGRTYLYAVRAVVLHQQREVESRLSKAVIATPWAVKKSSF; this is encoded by the coding sequence ATGATGCGCCGCCGACATCAAGGTTTTCTGTTGCTTGCATTGCTGATGGTCCTCGGCCTGTGCGCCGGCTGTGGCCGCAAGGGACCGGTACGACCGCAGCGGCAACCGTTGCCTGCCGCTCCGGAGCAACTGGTACTGCGCCAGCAAGGCACCCAGATGCTTCTGTCCTGGGCCATGCCGCAGCGCAATCAGGACGACACCGAGTTGACCGACCTGGCAGGTTTCAAGGTCATGCGCATGGATTTCGACCCGACCGAAGACTGTCCGGACTGCCGTGACACTTCCGTGCTGCTGCGGCAGGTCGAGTTGGACTATCTGCGTGACGTACAAAGCAGGAATGGTCACTACTTCCTGGCCGACCCGGACCTTGAGGAAGGGCGCGGATACCAGTACCGCATCATCCCCTACAACCGGTGGGGACAGGACGGCACCCCGGTAGCGGCGCGCGAAACCTTGAGCGTTATTCCGCCGGCGCCACAGGCTGTGGAGGCCGAGACCGCCGACGGCGTTCTGACCCTTACCTGGCAGGAACCGCAGGGACTGACGGATGACATGGCGTTGATCGGTTATAACGTTTACCGCCGCCGGCCGGGCCGGCCCTATGCCGTCGCGCCGCTGAACGCACAACCGTTGTCCGAAGCACGCTTCGAAGACCGCGTCTTCCAAAGCGGACGCACCTATTTGTATGCCGTACGAGCGGTTGTCCTGCATCAGCAACGCGAGGTGGAAAGCCGGCTTTCAAAAGCCGTGATAGCTACCCCGTGGGCCGTGAAAAAGTCGTCATTTTGA
- the lysA gene encoding diaminopimelate decarboxylase — MNYFQYRDNDLFCEDVALKDIAAQVGTPFYVYSHATLSRHLEAFSSAFADVPHLICYSIKANSNLAVLKTFVSHNAGFDIVSGGELFRAQQVGCDPAKIVYSGVGKTEAEIADALQAGILMFNVESRQELDTINAVAGRLGKKAGIAIRVNPDVDPQTHPYISTGMKKAKFGINISQALDDYRLAASLPNLEVIGVDCHIGSQLTKLSPFVDAIAKIRELVQTLQNEGFGIKYLDLGGGLGITYEEEEPPSPADYAEVIIEGTKGLGVTLVFEPGRVMVGNAGMLVSKVLYVKEGEAKNFVIVDAAMNDLTRPALYGSYQGIQAVDRSTSDTIVADVVGPICESGDFLAQDREITAFSQGDLLAVASAGAYGFTMSSNYNSRRRVPEIMVKGDQVMVIRKRETYDDLIKGESIPEGL; from the coding sequence ATGAATTACTTTCAATACCGCGACAACGACCTTTTTTGTGAAGATGTCGCCCTTAAGGATATCGCCGCTCAGGTCGGCACGCCCTTCTATGTTTATTCCCATGCGACCCTCAGTCGCCATCTGGAAGCATTTTCCTCGGCCTTTGCCGACGTGCCTCACCTGATCTGTTATTCCATCAAGGCCAACAGCAACCTGGCGGTGCTGAAAACCTTCGTCAGCCACAATGCCGGCTTCGACATCGTCTCCGGTGGCGAACTGTTCCGTGCCCAGCAAGTCGGTTGCGATCCCGCCAAAATCGTCTACTCCGGCGTGGGTAAAACCGAAGCGGAAATCGCCGATGCGCTGCAGGCGGGCATCCTGATGTTCAATGTCGAGTCGCGACAGGAGCTCGATACCATCAATGCCGTGGCCGGACGGCTCGGCAAAAAAGCCGGCATCGCCATCCGCGTCAACCCCGACGTCGATCCGCAGACCCACCCCTACATCTCCACGGGTATGAAAAAGGCCAAGTTCGGCATCAACATCTCCCAGGCCCTGGACGATTACCGCCTTGCGGCCAGCCTGCCGAACCTCGAGGTCATTGGCGTGGACTGCCACATCGGCAGCCAGTTGACCAAGCTGTCGCCCTTCGTCGATGCCATCGCAAAAATTCGCGAACTGGTGCAGACCCTGCAGAACGAAGGTTTCGGCATCAAATACCTCGATCTGGGCGGCGGCCTCGGCATCACCTACGAGGAAGAAGAGCCCCCCAGCCCCGCCGATTATGCCGAAGTCATCATCGAAGGCACCAAAGGCCTGGGCGTTACCCTGGTTTTTGAACCGGGCCGCGTCATGGTCGGCAATGCCGGCATGCTGGTTTCCAAAGTCCTGTATGTCAAAGAAGGCGAAGCCAAAAACTTCGTGATCGTCGATGCCGCCATGAATGATCTCACCCGCCCGGCGCTGTATGGCTCGTACCAGGGCATTCAGGCGGTGGATCGTTCCACTTCCGACACCATCGTCGCCGACGTGGTCGGCCCGATCTGCGAATCGGGAGACTTTCTCGCCCAGGATCGGGAGATCACCGCATTTTCCCAGGGCGACTTGCTGGCGGTCGCTTCGGCTGGAGCCTACGGCTTTACCATGAGTTCGAATTACAACAGCCGCCGGCGGGTACCGGAGATCATGGTGAAAGGTGACCAGGTCATGGTCATCCGCAAACGTGAAACCTACGACGACCTGATCAAAGGCGAAAGCATCCCGGAAGGACTGTAA
- the dapA gene encoding 4-hydroxy-tetrahydrodipicolinate synthase gives MFTGSMVAIITPFDREGRFDEETFRKLIDFQIENGTDVIVPCGTTGESATLDHAEHKKVIKTCIEQVNKRVPVLAGTGSNATSEAIELTRDAKKMGADGALLISPYYNKPSQEGVYRHFKAIADNVALPQVLYNVPGRTGMNMTAATTIRLASHPNVVGIKEASGDLTQASTIIAEAGDQINVISGDDFLTLPMMACGGKGVISVTANILPGEVKAMVTAVNENRYADAKKIHLNLLNLHQAMFIETNPVPVKVAAALMGLCGDHLRLPLVELLPENLASLKKVLSGYGLIQA, from the coding sequence ATGTTTACAGGATCCATGGTCGCTATCATCACGCCTTTCGACCGCGAAGGGCGCTTCGATGAAGAGACCTTCAGAAAACTTATCGATTTCCAGATCGAAAACGGGACCGACGTTATCGTTCCCTGTGGCACCACCGGCGAATCCGCCACGCTCGACCATGCCGAGCACAAAAAGGTCATCAAAACCTGCATCGAGCAGGTCAATAAACGCGTACCGGTCCTGGCCGGCACAGGCTCCAACGCCACCAGCGAAGCCATAGAGTTAACCCGGGATGCCAAAAAGATGGGGGCCGACGGGGCATTGCTGATTTCGCCCTATTACAACAAGCCTTCCCAGGAAGGGGTCTATCGGCATTTCAAAGCTATCGCCGACAATGTCGCCCTGCCCCAGGTACTGTATAATGTCCCGGGCCGCACCGGCATGAATATGACCGCCGCGACCACCATCCGTCTTGCCAGCCACCCCAACGTGGTCGGCATCAAGGAAGCTTCCGGCGATCTGACCCAGGCCAGCACTATCATCGCTGAAGCCGGCGATCAGATTAACGTCATCTCCGGCGATGATTTCCTGACCCTGCCGATGATGGCATGCGGAGGCAAAGGCGTCATCTCGGTGACCGCCAACATCCTGCCGGGCGAAGTCAAAGCCATGGTTACCGCCGTCAATGAAAACCGTTATGCAGATGCGAAGAAGATCCACCTGAATCTGCTCAATCTGCACCAGGCGATGTTCATCGAAACCAATCCGGTACCGGTAAAAGTCGCCGCGGCACTGATGGGGCTCTGTGGAGACCACCTGCGCCTGCCGCTGGTCGAGCTGCTGCCTGAAAATCTCGCCAGCCTTAAAAAAGTACTGTCGGGTTATGGCCTGATCCAGGCCTGA
- the dapB gene encoding 4-hydroxy-tetrahydrodipicolinate reductase encodes MIKVAVNGAAGRMGGRLITAIKETEGLQLTGALEHAESPMLGQDAGLTAGCGPLDVLISSDLDEVLKATDVLIDFTFPEVSLRNLEACVRHDKSIVIGSTGFTPEQRARVDEMAQNIPVVLAPNMSVGVNACFKLLKEAAQILGDGFDVEIVELHHNKKKDSPSGTAVRMGEIVADALGRDYNKSAVYHREGMCGARTPEEIGMQTVRGGDIVGEHTVYFIGMGERIEITHRAMSRDMFARGAVRAASWLAGKAPGLYDMQDILGLK; translated from the coding sequence ATGATCAAAGTAGCTGTAAACGGTGCCGCCGGACGTATGGGCGGTCGCCTGATCACCGCGATCAAGGAAACCGAGGGCCTGCAACTGACCGGCGCCCTGGAACACGCGGAAAGCCCCATGCTGGGACAGGACGCGGGACTCACCGCCGGATGCGGCCCCCTGGATGTGCTGATAAGCAGCGATCTGGACGAGGTTCTCAAGGCAACCGACGTACTGATCGACTTCACCTTTCCCGAGGTTTCCCTGCGTAATCTCGAAGCCTGCGTCCGACACGACAAAAGTATCGTCATCGGCTCCACCGGCTTCACCCCCGAACAACGGGCCCGTGTCGACGAAATGGCGCAAAACATCCCCGTTGTTCTGGCACCCAACATGAGCGTCGGCGTCAATGCCTGTTTCAAGCTGCTCAAAGAGGCCGCGCAGATTCTGGGTGACGGGTTTGACGTCGAAATCGTCGAACTGCACCACAATAAAAAGAAAGATTCGCCCAGCGGCACAGCCGTACGCATGGGGGAAATCGTGGCCGATGCGCTCGGGCGTGATTACAACAAATCCGCGGTCTACCACCGCGAAGGCATGTGCGGCGCCCGCACCCCGGAAGAAATCGGCATGCAGACCGTGCGCGGCGGCGACATCGTCGGCGAGCATACCGTCTATTTCATCGGCATGGGCGAGCGCATTGAAATCACCCACCGGGCCATGAGCCGCGACATGTTTGCGCGCGGTGCGGTTCGCGCCGCCTCCTGGCTGGCCGGAAAAGCGCCCGGACTTTACGATATGCAGGATATTCTGGGACTGAAATAG
- a CDS encoding LL-diaminopimelate aminotransferase, with the protein MAQLNDNYLKLKAGYLFPEIGRRVKAFSQANPEAKIIRLGIGDVTQPLAPAVLKAFHDGVDDLANKDKFMGYGPEQGYEFLIDTLIEKAYKPLGVELKTSEIFISDGSKCDCANILDIFALDNKVAICDPVYPVYNDTNVMVGRTGEADDKGYYEGLTYLACTEENGFTPAIPKEKVDIIYLCYPNNPTGTVATKEVLKAWVDYALANDAVIFFDAAYEAFITEPGIPHSIYEIEGANRCAIEFRSFSKTAGFTGVRCALTVVPEELLAATGNGEKVSLNKLWNRRQSTKFNGVSYPVQKAAAAVYSDEGWAQIKETIDYYMENARLIREGLQEAGLTVYGGVNAPYIWLKTPNGMSSWDFFDKLLSECHVVGTPGSGFGPSGEGFYRLSAFGDRENVLTAIDRIKKNLA; encoded by the coding sequence GTGGCACAACTTAACGATAACTATCTGAAACTCAAGGCCGGCTATCTGTTCCCCGAAATCGGCCGCCGGGTCAAAGCTTTCAGCCAGGCCAATCCCGAAGCGAAAATCATCCGCCTCGGCATCGGCGACGTCACCCAACCTTTGGCCCCGGCCGTTCTCAAGGCCTTCCACGATGGCGTTGACGATCTGGCCAACAAAGACAAGTTCATGGGTTACGGTCCGGAGCAGGGCTACGAGTTCCTCATTGATACCCTGATCGAAAAAGCCTACAAACCCCTCGGCGTCGAGCTGAAAACCTCCGAGATTTTCATCTCCGACGGCAGCAAATGCGATTGCGCCAATATTCTCGACATCTTCGCCCTGGACAACAAGGTCGCCATCTGCGATCCCGTCTACCCGGTCTACAACGACACCAACGTCATGGTCGGCCGCACCGGCGAAGCTGACGACAAGGGATATTACGAGGGTCTGACCTATCTGGCGTGCACGGAAGAGAACGGCTTCACCCCGGCCATCCCCAAAGAAAAGGTCGACATCATCTACCTGTGCTACCCCAACAATCCCACCGGTACCGTGGCGACCAAAGAGGTTCTTAAAGCATGGGTCGATTACGCCCTGGCCAACGATGCGGTGATTTTCTTCGACGCAGCCTACGAAGCGTTCATCACCGAACCGGGCATCCCCCACTCCATCTATGAAATCGAGGGTGCCAATCGCTGCGCCATTGAATTCCGCAGCTTCTCCAAAACCGCCGGGTTCACCGGCGTTCGCTGCGCCCTGACGGTGGTCCCTGAAGAACTGCTGGCCGCTACCGGCAACGGTGAAAAGGTCTCCCTCAACAAGTTGTGGAACCGCCGCCAGTCGACCAAATTCAACGGCGTCTCCTACCCGGTACAGAAAGCCGCCGCCGCGGTCTATTCCGACGAAGGCTGGGCTCAGATCAAGGAAACCATCGACTACTACATGGAAAACGCCCGCCTGATCCGCGAGGGTCTGCAGGAAGCCGGCCTGACCGTGTACGGCGGCGTCAACGCCCCCTACATCTGGCTCAAAACCCCGAACGGCATGAGCAGCTGGGATTTCTTCGACAAGCTGCTGTCCGAATGCCACGTGGTCGGCACCCCCGGCAGCGGTTTCGGCCCCAGCGGCGAAGGCTTCTACCGCCTGTCGGCCTTCGGCGACCGGGAAAACGTCCTGACAGCCATCGACCGCATCAAGAAAAATCTCGCATAA
- a CDS encoding alpha/beta hydrolase, translated as MRQWQWIATIIAVLILTGSVTPMHAMDRKYIFFPDPTLHANPNAAGLTFEEVYFPAADGVRLHGWFLPGKTGRPLLLFAHGNAGNISHRIDNLAHFHRLGLSVFIFDYRGYGQSEGQISEVGSYEDIRGALAWLKSKGWTPKQMLYFGRSLGAAVALQLALEEPPAGLVLESAFTSVPRMGWHHQPITYALLGWWALSSRYDNLAKIGQLQCPLLMFQGTRDTIVPPKMAQQLFDRAPEPKTLYLIPDAGHNNTYDVGGKPYWEQWRSFLNSLTFPPR; from the coding sequence ATGAGGCAATGGCAATGGATAGCCACCATTATTGCGGTGCTGATACTGACAGGAAGCGTGACCCCAATGCATGCCATGGATCGAAAATACATCTTCTTCCCCGACCCCACTTTGCACGCCAACCCAAATGCAGCCGGTCTCACCTTTGAGGAGGTGTATTTCCCCGCCGCCGACGGCGTGCGCCTGCACGGCTGGTTTCTCCCCGGGAAAACCGGCCGCCCGCTGTTGCTCTTTGCCCACGGCAATGCCGGCAACATCTCCCATCGCATAGACAACCTGGCCCATTTCCATCGCCTCGGACTGTCCGTGTTTATCTTCGATTATCGGGGATATGGACAGAGTGAGGGCCAGATATCCGAAGTGGGCAGTTACGAGGACATCCGCGGAGCGCTGGCCTGGCTGAAGAGTAAGGGATGGACACCCAAGCAGATGCTTTACTTCGGGCGCTCGCTGGGAGCGGCGGTGGCCCTGCAACTGGCCCTGGAAGAACCGCCGGCCGGTCTGGTACTGGAATCCGCCTTCACTTCCGTGCCCCGCATGGGCTGGCATCATCAACCTATCACGTATGCCCTGCTCGGCTGGTGGGCCCTCTCCTCCCGCTACGACAACCTTGCGAAGATCGGCCAACTGCAGTGCCCCCTGCTCATGTTTCAAGGCACCCGCGACACCATCGTCCCGCCGAAAATGGCCCAGCAGCTTTTCGACCGGGCGCCTGAGCCGAAGACCCTTTATTTGATCCCCGATGCCGGCCACAACAATACCTACGATGTAGGAGGGAAGCCCTATTGGGAGCAGTGGCGGAGCTTTTTAAACAGCCTGACTTTTCCCCCTCGATAG
- a CDS encoding IS4 family transposase, which yields MRNSTPIFPGFHLQTLRRKPRSAQQKLAEKMAVLQQKSFKQIGEVFEKFIPLALLKPELSGAMSRRRLFSKENTFWAFFSQVLDADGGCKEVIRKLQSYASIKGIKVPSSSTASYCTARKKLAEPMLADILAHTAEQLEKMPATGMLNNRRVIVADGTGVSMPDTPENQAAWPQSSALKPGCGFPSARICACFSLDSGALLSYAIGNKKNNELPLFRQQWETFNPGDIFLGDKGFCSYFDIAKLQDRGVDSVVTLAKRAPVRAASSLKKLGPDDLLITWERPKYAQILSYSKDAWANLPKKLTLRQIKVKVPHPGFRTRGFYIVTTLIDAARYPAEDLAELYFKRWDVELFFRDIKTTMGMDVLRCLTPDMIRKEILMHFIAYNCVRRLIYEAAEEADLEVRLVSFKGSLQALRNWEPHLNQAKISKAERFRLISDLYESMTNTPIRQRPGRSEPRCRKRRPKNYQLLTSPRQVMKEVPHRNRYHAGTA from the coding sequence ATGCGAAATTCAACGCCAATATTCCCAGGTTTCCATCTACAGACGCTGCGTCGAAAGCCCCGCTCAGCCCAGCAAAAACTGGCCGAAAAGATGGCTGTTCTCCAACAAAAATCTTTCAAGCAAATCGGGGAGGTCTTTGAAAAGTTCATCCCACTTGCGCTTCTTAAGCCTGAGCTGTCAGGGGCCATGAGTCGCAGGAGATTGTTTTCCAAGGAGAACACGTTCTGGGCCTTCTTCAGCCAGGTCCTGGACGCCGATGGCGGTTGCAAAGAAGTGATTCGCAAGCTTCAGTCCTATGCCTCCATCAAGGGGATCAAGGTTCCTTCATCTTCAACCGCTTCGTATTGCACGGCCCGCAAGAAGCTGGCGGAGCCAATGCTTGCTGATATTCTTGCACACACGGCGGAACAGCTGGAGAAGATGCCGGCCACGGGCATGCTGAACAACCGACGCGTCATTGTGGCCGACGGAACGGGTGTCAGTATGCCGGACACGCCGGAAAATCAGGCTGCCTGGCCGCAGTCCTCCGCTCTGAAGCCAGGGTGCGGTTTCCCCTCGGCACGGATCTGCGCCTGTTTTTCATTGGACAGCGGCGCCCTGCTCAGTTACGCCATCGGCAATAAGAAGAACAATGAGCTGCCGCTGTTCCGCCAGCAGTGGGAGACGTTCAACCCAGGCGACATCTTCCTCGGAGACAAAGGTTTCTGTAGTTATTTCGATATCGCGAAGCTGCAAGACAGGGGCGTTGACAGTGTCGTCACCCTTGCCAAAAGAGCACCAGTCCGAGCCGCCAGCAGTCTCAAAAAGCTTGGGCCTGATGATTTGTTGATTACTTGGGAGCGTCCTAAGTATGCTCAGATTCTATCGTATTCCAAAGACGCCTGGGCAAACCTCCCGAAAAAGCTGACTCTGCGCCAGATTAAGGTCAAGGTGCCGCATCCCGGGTTCAGAACCAGAGGGTTTTACATTGTCACCACTTTAATTGATGCCGCGCGATATCCGGCGGAGGATCTGGCCGAACTCTATTTCAAGCGGTGGGATGTCGAGCTGTTTTTTCGCGACATCAAGACGACCATGGGCATGGACGTTTTGCGTTGTCTCACCCCGGACATGATTCGCAAAGAGATATTGATGCATTTCATTGCCTACAACTGTGTTCGGCGATTGATCTATGAGGCGGCAGAAGAAGCGGATCTCGAGGTTCGCCTTGTGAGTTTCAAGGGCAGCTTACAGGCCCTTCGCAATTGGGAGCCCCATCTAAATCAAGCGAAGATCAGCAAGGCGGAGCGTTTCAGACTGATCAGCGATTTGTATGAGTCAATGACCAACACACCGATCCGACAACGACCAGGGCGAAGTGAACCTCGATGCCGGAAACGACGACCCAAGAATTATCAGTTGTTGACCTCGCCCAGACAGGTAATGAAGGAGGTCCCACATCGGAACAGATACCATGCTGGAACCGCTTAA